One Chaetodon trifascialis isolate fChaTrf1 chromosome 12, fChaTrf1.hap1, whole genome shotgun sequence DNA window includes the following coding sequences:
- the faima gene encoding fas apoptotic inhibitory molecule a — protein sequence MSNDLAGVWEVALSDGVHRIEFEHGTTTGKRVIYVDGKEILRRDWMFKLVGKETFNVGKSDTKATINIDAVSGFAYEYTLEINGKSLKKYMENRSKVTSTWVLNLDGIDCRVVLEKDTMDVWCNGQNIETAGEFVDDGTETHFTLGDHNCCVKAVSSGKRRDGIIHTLLVDGTEIAECTE from the exons ATGTCGAATGATCTTGCTGGTGTGTGGGAGGTGGCACTGAGCGACGGAGTCCACAGGATAGAGTTTGAACATGGCACGACCACCGGGAAGAGGGTCATCTACGTTGATGGGAAG GAGATCCTGAGACGGGACTGGATGTTCAAGCTTGTGGGGAAGGAGACATTCAACGTGGGCAAATCAGACACCAAAGCCACCATCAACATCGATGCAGTCAGTGGTTTTGCCTATGAGTACACCTTGGAGATCAACGGGAAGAGCCTGAAGAAGTACATGGAgaacaggtcaaaggtcaccagcACCTGGGTCCTCAACTTGGACGGCATTGACTGCAGGGTGGTCCTAG AGAAAGACACCATGGATGTTTGGTGTAACGGACAAAACATTGAGACTGCA GGCGAGTTTGTGGATGACGGCACGGAAACGCATTTCACACTCGGCGACCACAACTGCTGCGTGAAGGCTGTGAGCAGCGGGAAGAGACGGGACGGGATCATTCACACGCTGCTCGTGGACGGCACAGAGATAGCCGAATGCACGGAGTGA
- the parp9 gene encoding protein mono-ADP-ribosyltransferase PARP9 — MFSKMDIPLHGPSVSIVRRYGPALSDILQCKYGCVATIRGVDFEGDPSFAHQKRPPVVPEKRFDVTLASGVQVSVWKADLTNFKVDAVVNAANEHLKHYGGLALALSNAGGPQIQKESDDYIKRYGCLRTGHAVVLDAGSLPCNKIIHAVGPELSKHPSKNDVYSAEPQLEKAIMSILDKVKKHHLKTVAIPAISSGLFHYPLPQCAATIVTTVKRYYEHSSGPRPEEILLVNNDEPTVREMERACHQILGRLSPMTYSQAAASGRGGDAKTSTSTVQMGHVRLTLKTGCIEEQQTDVIVNTTLGQYLDSGQISKALLQKAGYEMQREMHNARRRGHIFITKPYKLQCQEVYHICFTNNRNDIQQQVLFKSVEDCLHLAAERHYKSIAFPAIGTGGLGFDKKEAAQIMSHAVDIFAQTATQKLEVYFVIFPSDGITFKAFEEQMRSLQRKASPHSRPHASEQRDDFPGGAASSPSSPLSPPSPLSPPSPQISLSAPSDAAVREAKRWLYGLLFGSLGTVIIRNNFIQHFGEQDHQRLSRLMRRGVSIEELFKRGQASVIVRGDSSEDVAVAGLQVEALLCNIQREFVREEEHAIFRMLSQDVSFERKTVDYSSPEFSDRQTAFKQTGLRIVKVDKVENAALEMLFEFKKKQLSCFTPQTMFQCIPAQFCDMVSHIGFHAQCAPPDDPAYGEGIYFASSVRKAMKVWKESDKEYLHFVEAEVLTGNSTPGKPGLILPPAVGTEPHTVYDSVSGPDVAVIFSGYQALPTYIITCKIC, encoded by the exons AGGTGTCTGTGTGGAAGGCTGATCTCACCAATTTCAAGGTGGATGCTGTTGTGAATGCTGCGAATGAACATCTTAAGCATTATGGCGGCCTTGCTCTAGCTCTGTCCAACGCCGGGGGTCCACAAATCCAAAAGGAGAGTGACGACTACATCAAGAGGTATGGTTGCTTGAGAACAGGACATGCAGTTGTCCTTGATGCTGGGTCACTACCATGCAACAAGATAATTCATGCTGTGGGCCCGGAGCTATCAAAACACCCCTCTAAGAATGATGTGTATTCAGCTGAACCGCAGTTGGAGAAGGCCATCATGAGCATTCTTGACAAAGTTAAGAAACACCACCTGAAGACTGTTGCCATTCCTGCCATAAGCTCTGGACTGTTCCACTACCCCCTGCCGCAATGTGCTGCCACCATCGTGACAACCGTGAAACGCTACTATGAACACTCCTCAGGCCCTCGTCCTGAAGAGATCCTGCTGGTGAACAATGACGAGCCCACGGTCAGGGAAATGGAGAGGGCCTGTCATCAGATATTAGGCCGCCTCTCACCCATGACATACAGTCAGGCGGCAGCAAGCGGGAGGGGGGGTGACGCTAAAACCTCAACATCTACCGTCCAGATGGGACATGTCCGTCTGACACTGAAGACAGGCTGTAttgaggagcagcag ACAGACGTCATCGTCAACACAACATTGGGCCAATACCTGGATAGTGGGCAAATATCCAAAGCGCTATTGCAGAAAGCTGGTTATGAAATGCAACGAGAAATGCATAATGCTCGCAGGAGAGGGCATATCTTCATCACAAAACCCTACAAGCTGCAGTGTCAAGAGGTGTATCACATTTGTTTCACCAACAACAGGAATGACATACAGCAGCAG GTTCTTTTCAAGTCAGTAGAGGACTGCTTACATTTGGCAGCTGAAAGACACTACAAGTCAATCGCCTTTCCTGCCATCGGCACCGGAGGCCTCGGGTTCGATAAGAAAGAAGCTGCCCAGATCATGTCACATGCAGTGGACATCTTTGCCCAAACAGCCACGCAGAAGCTGGAAgtttattttgtcatatttccAAGTGACGGCATCACATTCAAG GCTTTTGAGGAACAAATGAGAAGTCTCCAGAGAAAGGCGTCTCCTCACAGCCGTCCACATG CGTCTGAGCAGAGAGATGACTTCCCGGGCGgtgctgcttcctctccttcctctcctctctctccaccctctcctctctctcctccctctcctcagaTCAGCCTGAGCGCCCCCTCGGATGCAGCGGTGCGCGAGGCCAAACGCTGGCTCTATGGCCTCCTCTTCGGATCCCTTGGCACCGTCATCATCCGCAACAACTTCATCCAGCACTTTGGCGAGCAAGATCACCAGCGCCTCTCCCGTCTCATGAGGAGGGGCGTTTCCATCGAGGAGCTCTTCAAGAGAGGTCAGGCGAGCGTGATTGTTCGTGGGGATTCAAGCGAAGATGTTGCGGTTGCtgggctgcaggtggaggcGTTACTCTGCAACATCCAGAGGGAGtttgtcagagaggaggagcatgCCATATTCCGGATGTTGTCTCAGGACGTGTCCTTTGAGAGAAAGACAGTGGACTATTCCAGCCCAGAgttctcagacagacagactgcctTCAAACAAACAGGCCTGCGGATAGTGAAG GTGGACAAAGTGGAGAACGCTGCACTGGAGATGTTGTTTGAGTTTAAGAAAAAACAGTTGAGCTGCTTCACTCCTCAAACAATGTTTCAGTGCATACCTGCGCAGTTCTGCGACATGGTCAGCCATATTGGATTCCACGCACAGTGCGCACCACCTGATG ACCCGGCTTATGGAGAGGGCATCTACTTTGCCAGCTCGGTGAGAAAGGCCATGAAAGTGTGGAAGGAGTCAGACAAGGAGTATCTGCACTTTGTGGAGGCCGAGGTGCTGACAGGGAACTCCACCCCGGGTAAACCAGGTCTGATTCTGCCCCCGGCTGTGGGGACAGAGCCACACACTGTGTACGACAGCGTGAGCGGACCTGACGTCGCTGTCATATTCAGTGGTTATCAAGCTCTGCCCACCTACATTATAACCTGTAAGATCTGTTAG